From Bombus vancouverensis nearcticus chromosome 15, iyBomVanc1_principal, whole genome shotgun sequence, the proteins below share one genomic window:
- the Wnk gene encoding wnk kinase isoform X3: protein MPRCCNENKAVSSVGTSREHNTEDILLTQSRSFTIGNQLELEEDPPIVEKSHRRVRCDLSPVPTSTSTNLNIKLLSIKADRNSRQDQVETGSGGYRERKKEIKKRAAIGNTVRGFLSSGHSRQDRYETNRQQSSGGSGLSSLCPKLVASGGGGNQSGISLAVGHLASQEGVGPCSVVTTQRIHNHTHNHKRQRKLSIVSQAGTSAHSSGDRKTSNLSRSSTPICKKQVRTQRADHTDSLSITSNGVASSSPSSKKKVLSVLRICEKSSSRNLNSPSLDHENDRSFSDAEEAITATENVFNVPGSSSTPSTPLSRLKSKKSDEDETSVEYNISKEGADSSRNPSDKKGSLDSNEEKTSTLECFESSKTSNIIRKISANSIDEEISAQNKQKVISTSSTSTKSSNIKSRNKYVAEKMIEQHNSKNLKGINMEKNINTSSSTETSMSSAANKNNEKTKRKTSNEEPKSTNIAENEDLAKNSEKNVIDDKNDMQQSEEMVKSSRFVTSKVSEEIVETEIKDIDAQREVEEEVTIYDEDDNGTSISDIVATQALHESLSKLGKVPPLDTELKNVKDTNTQDETKMVKEEKEKEVVQEEAVEGFIGPLLDENFKADEKLTQKTMAMEEVRNLLMKVKVQTVEDDDDEEKAIGISPDGRFLKFEEEIGRGSFKTVYRGLDTQTGVAVAWCELQEKKLNKTERLRFREEAEMLKGLQHPNIVRFYDYWEVTLTRRKYIVLVTELMTSGTLKTYLRRFKKINPKVVKSWCRQILKGLSFLHSRSPPIIHRDLKCDNIFITGTTGSVKIGDLGLATLKNRSFAKSVIGTPEFMAPEMYEEHYDESVDVYAFGMCMLEMATSEYPYSECTGPAQIYKRVVSGVKPQSYDKVENPEVREIIEMCIRLKKEERPLVKDLLNHEFFADDVGLKLEMVSRDSAVADAELSRVEFRLRVLDPKKRTNKHKENEAIQFDFDIQTDNAEEVASEMAKSSLILEEDVKAVAKMLKSQISTLLREREERKAKEEKERLDREADSVNTTNENLLQQQLLLQQMQLQQQQQQMQSNMSIQMQGQVQMQLQQNQIPLQQQQQMQTAAQQPQQHNLQPQQVQLVQQQPLMQQQTSVVQPQQAQQMQQVTQVSQQQVQYQQQQYQQQLQQQYQQQQPQQFPQHVSQNLTATSSQCSTPQTVQTQPQFPQVSQQIQQQQHLHQQQQYIQLNQMNVPQQMGHQIQQPQIQILSQPQHMHQQISQPPQVQYSQPQIQHVQNQQYYQQNTTGTSGYSTQPLYQQNISQQVYHSYASSSSSGHVEILSSNQPTAQIYSHPSIPQNTAPPTSQPYMQPQPGQVQPSVPTGLNLQSTSSATHIQNTITSTIPNMQSAPTLISNSGHQSQPQQNVLVQMKYSQSSSIPTSVPISAGISVPSTTVSQQQQHFISNTEQLCSNTERSSLSKQDTMDSVQSLPTDIPPTIQDQGNVSNVSNISTSQAAMPNEGINQESAENVTSSERSRVKRSGTKRKKPGIKLTVLSVSSNEGQSMIVECQLDTSKQKTVTFKFDRDDMVPTDIANNLVAENLLPQSQCETFVELIEDIVKQLRLDPTRALPLVAHGPPDQSAGGSPVTSRRPRDRDHSLDTAKQVRHGSLTRQSSHRSSYKIHRRHRSRDETSNTSTPTKLLPIDQILSHITGSTSMDKQQNVQTPDSQMGPENTSAEASRRSSTSTQNTDTLTPTNLPSDPTDPTQETIVSAAADTVLDAQSILKDETAKSTYIQSQITDSTVNQINEKSKESVVQDAMEQEKETNKETHFDAITAEVATLTAPPPARKISRFLVSPVVEQKIVTSEEEGSTSVENADKSNVLTAQPSSLSQSNTIDEGQVKHDDLEVNVLEAQTMVPEKSNIEIVTQNPQCIAEQVDTVQTIQQPVQQSIALQSTVQGQAILSISQMQQNVSAVQSSQQNVMVPGSAITHQSPQQVQVVSQNVAMPQKDPQTQVASSGINISGQYQNQSMPCNILLQQQQIPIQQSLTQMHIQPEHQHQGQMQAQRPLQQFQHQQIPQQHQQYVILPRHIPQLQPTTIIDERNRRISNISTTSNMSTDSQISEIANMTDDKKQTMIMPNLSMPQTQHVQFISQPDGPNITPLPQTVLEPIQQLQTAPQATVNVPANVSVPVSVPAHQAATVEVAPKVTLKTKEVSSTLPDLAQNLANILSNPKSKSVTPHCLTTHEPNQTVNIPGTTILEYKPTLQSEQYFQPIQPEASQIQMQPQLQHNYQVNTTQQGIPQTFQFSQQPHQAQIPLQQTMQLNATHQIDPQLQMAQQNFQQSKWTASMNQNIIQQSASIRHIQQIQPQSQQTMPQHVIQETQNIESCISSDQSQLHLKLPDQQLLGKVSETEAQDANLTGRTSSEYPLLSENESSSHDITPEHTIVESVDSVLFTQNQALQQQQQQQQHQQQQHRKLSQQNSLDKVTDTTTGTSVPGGTGPQTIADLHQKLVQLTSQPSEALNVGTPPISYPATPHNHQIIGGYDAYMHSLQQKLVNIGMPISTTHGIQGPLSPQTTIQSTTNLTDSNVPTSVESSVLTQESSIQQLTLSQTHVDCSLDSPTPTPGGAPVGSETMSPSKESIKVRIQRPGSRLQELEQELAKIHRGSIPATASPQPLTPPVSISSVPPSSVGSIQLQPSLQSTQSLLTTVPPVTAVPVATVTPSVFTSRSDTNTPVQVESQENVSEVSTTQPVRKISRFVVSKVAGPPSNATTPIQQHTDMSKNQTEDSKVYHIDDTQGTPVQITHSREGSLPPTQITQPINAPVVEQAEKDERFWTLTPSEEYQLLIKKQTMELESLQRRHREELERFQQHQLQLLIQQQQQASALHQHHHQHHPVLYHTVTTSVPGQTRLPGTEDYLMFNTTPQTPLQKAPSNYPDTDETLRLAMQKLKQTPLQLQPQQAATGIPHAYVIPIPVVPSETMQNVSTQQPTTYTSELTESLEPAHNPTIINSTQYQFTPILPDGTNYAVSSTGSLVTPIPISSSTGSGGYIQYHDNQTLSNFQTFSCTPHGGFFLPAGYRLIYAPSGGTSQSQPATPATPHIGNSHDGTPPAEPLHAANVDNSTAPPSHTDQ from the exons ATGCCGAGATGCTGCAATGAAAACAAGGCAGTGAGTTCGGTTGGCACTAGTCGGGAACATAATACGGAAGATATTTTGTTAACACAGAGTCGTTCTTTTACAATTGGAAATCAGTTGGAATTAGAGGAAGATCCACCAATTGTTGAGAAATCACACAGAAGAGTAAGGTGTGATCTAAGTCCAGTTCCAACAAGCACAAGTACTAATTTGAATATAAAGCTTTTAAGTATTAAG GCAGATAGAAATAGTCGTCAAGATCAAGTGGAGACTGGATCTGGTGGGTACAGAGAacggaagaaagaaattaaaaagagagCAGCTATAGGCAATACAGTGCGTGGATTCCTCTCATCTGGCCACAGCAGGCAGGACAG GTATGAGACAAATAGACAACAATCTTCAGGGGGAAGTGGCCTGTCAAGTTTATGTCCAAAGCTGGTGGCCAGTGGAGGAGGCGGTAATCAGAGTGGGATTAGCCTGGCAGTGGGCCACTTAGCCTCTCAAGAAGGAGTAGGTCCTTGCTCAGTTGTAACCACTCAAAGAATCCATAATCACACACATAATCACAAACGCCAAAGAAAATTATCTATTGTCTCACAAGCTGGCACTAGTGCTCATAGTTCTGGAGATAGAAAG ACATCAAATCTAAGCCGTTCCTCTACACCAATTTGCAAAAAACAAGTGCGGACTCAAAGGGCTGATCATACGGATTCATTATCGATAACAAGTAACGGAGTCGCCAGTAGCTCACCTTCTTCTAAAAAGAAAGTTTTATCTGTGTTACGAATTTGTGAAAAATCATCATCTCGGAATCTCAATTCACCATCTTTAGATCATGAAAATGATCGCAGTTTTAGCGATGCAGAGGAAGCTATTACAGCAACAGAAAATGTGTTCAATGTGCCAG GATCCAGTTCCACACCTTCAACACCACTTAGCCGATTGAAATCAAAAAAATCGGACGAAGATGAAACGAGTGTGGAATACAATATTAGTAAAGAAGGTGCTGATTCCTCACGGAACCCATCAGACAAAAAAGGATCACTAGATTCCAACGAAGAAAAGACGTCTACATTAGAATGTTTCGAATCTTCTAAAACTTCGAATATTATAAGAAAAATATCGGCAAATAGTATCGACGAAGAAATAAGTGCACAGAATAAGCAAAAAGTAATTTCCACTTCTTCCACAAGTACGAAATCCAGCAATATAAAATCTAGAAACAAATATGTTGCAGAAAAGATGATTGAGCAACACAATAGCAAAAATTTAAAAGGAATAAATATGGAAAAAAACATAAATACAAGTTCGTCCACAGAAACATCCATGAGTTCAGCAGCtaataaaaataacgaaaaaacCAAACGGAAAACGTCTAACGAAGAGCCAAAATCTACTAATATTGCAGAGAATGAAGACTTAGCTAAAAATTCTGAGAAAAATGTGATAGATGATAAAAATGACATGCAACAAAGTGAAGAAATGGTAAAAAGCTCAAGATTTGTAACATCAAAGGTGTCAGAAGAAATTGTGGAAACTGAGATTAAAGATATAGATGCGCAAagagaagtagaagaagaagtgACGATATATGATGAAGATGATAATGGCACCAGTATCAGTGATATTGTTGCTACTCAAGCGCTTCATGAATCTCTGAGTAAATTAGGTAAAGTACCACCATTAGATACTGAGTTGAAGAATGTCAAGGATACAAACACCCAAGACGAAACCAAGAtggtaaaagaagaaaaagaaaaggaagtcGTGCAAGAAGAAGCAGTGGAAGGATTTATTGGTCCTTTACTTGATGAAAATTTTAAAGCAGATGAAAAATTAACACAGAAAACAATGGCTATGGAGGAAGTACGAAATTTATTAATGAAAGTTAAAGTGCAAACTGTTGAAGATGATGATGACGAAGAAAAGGCTATAGGTATATCACCAGATGGTAGAtttttaaaatttgaagaaGAAATTGGTAGAGGCAGCTTTAAGACTGTATATAGAGGTCTGGATACTCAAACTGGTGTAGCTGTTGCTTGGTGTGAATTGCAG gaaaaaaaattaaataagacAGAAAGATTAAGATTTCGAGAGGAAGCAGAAATGTTGAAAGGTTTACAACACCCAAATATTGTCAGGTTTTATGATTATTGGGAAGTTACACTTACACGTAGAAAATATATTGTGCTAGTCACTGAACTTATGACTTCAGGAACCTTGAAAAC GTATCTGAgacgatttaaaaaaattaatccaAAAGTTGTAAAATCTTGGTGTCGACAAATTTTGAAAGGCCTTAGTTTCTTGCATTCGAGGTCACCACCAATTATTCATCGTGATTTAAAATGTGACAATATCTTTATTACTGGTACCACAGGAAGTGTAAAAATTGGCGATTTGGGACTTGCTACTCTTAAAAACAGAAGTTTTGCAAAAAGCGTTATCGGAACACCTGAATTTATGGCACCAGAAATGTATGAAGAACATTACGATGAATCCGTTGACGTTTATGCGTTTGGAATGTGTATGCTTGAAATGGCTACTAGTGAATATCCATATTCAGAATGTACTGGACCGGCACAAATATATAAACGCGTAGTATCG GGTGTAAAACCGCAAAGTTACGATAAAGTGGAAAATCCAGAAGTACGTGAGATTATAGAAATGTGCATTCGattaaagaaagaagaacggcCTTTAGTTAAAGATCTTTTAAATCACGAATTTTTTGCGGACGATGTTGGCTTAAAATTAGAAATGGTTTCAAGAGATTCAGCCGTAGCGGATGCGGAATTATCGCGTGTTGAATTCCGACTTCGAGTGTTGGATCCCAAGAAACGTACTAACAAACATAAAGAGAACGAGGCGATACAGTTTGATTTTGACATTCAAACTGATAATGCAGAAGAAGTAGCCTCAGAAATGGCTAAATCTAGCCTTATACTTGAGGAAGATGTCAAGGCTGTAGCAAAAATGTTAAAATCGCAAATCAGCACTTTGTTGCGAGAGAGAGAAGAACGTAAagccaaagaagaaaaggaacgtTTAGATCGAGAAGCGGATAGTGTTAATACAACCaatgaaaatttgttacaaCAACAATTATTACTTCAACAAATGCAAttgcaacagcaacaacaacagatGCAATCAAATATGAGCATCCAAATGCAAGGTCAAGTACAAATGCAGTTGCAACAGAATCAAATACCTttgcaacaacagcaacaaatGCAAACTGCTGCACAACAACCTCAGCAACACAATTTACAACCACAACAAGTCCAATTGGTTCAACAGCAACCATTAATGCAGCAACAAACGTCTGTTGTTCAGCCACAGCAAGCACAACAAATGCAACAAGTGACTCAGGTTTCACAACAGCAAGTGCAGTACCAACAACAGCAATATCAACAGCAGTTACAACAACAATATCAACAACAACAGCCACAACAATTTCCTCAGCATGTTTCGCAAAATTTAACTGCTACTTCTTCACAATGCTCTACCCCTCAGACTGTACAGACTCAACCACAATTTCCTCAAGTATCTCAACAAATACAACAACAGCAACATTTGCATCAGCAACAACAGTACATACAACTGAATCAAATGAATGTGCCGCAACAGATGGGTCATCAAATACAACAACCACAGATACAAATTTTATCACAACCTCAACATATGCATCAGCAAATATCGCAACCTCCACAAGTGCAATATTCTCAACCGCAAATACAGCATGTTCAAAATCAGCAGTACTATCAGCAGAATACGACAGGAACCTCAGGATACAGTACGCAACCCCTATATCAGCAAAATATATCTCAACAAGTGTATCATTCGTATGCCAGCTCAAGTTCCTCCGGCCATGTCGAGATCTTATCATCCAATCAGCCTACAGCCCAAATTTATTCTCATCCAAGTATCCCTCAAAATACAGCACCTCCAACTTCACAACCTTACATGCAACCACAGCCAGGACAAGTGCAACCATCTGTACCAACTGGTCTAAATCTTCAGAGCACATCATCAGCAACTCATATACAAAATACAATAACATCAACAATTCCAAATATGCAAAGTGCACCTACTCTTATTTCGAACAGTGGACATCAATCTCAGCCTCAACAAAATGTCTTAGTTCAAATGAAATATTCGCAAAGTTCTAGTATCCCTACTTCTGTACCCATATCAGCTGGGATTTCTGTGCCATCAACAACAGTGTCTCAGCAACAACAGCATTTCATTTCAAACACAGAACAGCTATGTTCTAACACAGAAAGATCATCTTTATCTAAACAAGATACAATGGATTCTGTGCAATCTTTACCAACAGACATACCGCCTACTATTCAGGATCAAGGAAATGTCTCTAACGTGTCTAACATAAGCACATCTCAAGCAGCAATGCCAAATGAAGG AATAAATCAAGAAAGTGCAGAGAATGTCACTTCATCCGAAAGATCTAGAGTAAAAAGATCCGGTACGAAACGTAAGAAACCTGGTATCAAATTAACAGTTTTGTCTGTAAGTAGTAATGAGGGACAATCAATGATTGTTGAATGTCAGTTAGATACCAGCAAACAAAAAACTGTGACATTTAAATTTGATAGAGATGATATGGTACCTACTGACATTGCTAATAACCTG GTTGCTGAAAATTTATTGCCACAATCTCAATGTGAAACGTTCGTTGAATTGATAGAAGACATCGTTAAACAATTACGTTTGGATCCTACACGGGCTTTACCTTTAGTAGCACATGGTCCACCAGATCAATCTGCCGGTGGTAGTCCGGTTACGAGTCGTCGACCTAGAGATCGTGACCACAGTCTTGATACAGCTAAG CAGGTGAGACATGGCTCGCTAACTCGTCAAAGCAGCCACCGGTCGTCGTACAAAATCCATCGTAGACACCGTTCG AGAGACGAAACTTCCAATACTTCTACACCTACGAAATTATTACCGATTGACCAAATTCTTTCTCACATTACGGGCTCCACCTCCATGGATAAGCAACAAAATGTGCAAACGCCTGATAGCCAAATGGGTCCTGAAAACACATCAGCTGAAGCATCCAGAAGATCATCGACCTCTACACAAAATACGGATACATTAACACCGACTAATTTACCAAGCGATCCCACTGATCCAACTCAGGAAACCATAGTTTCTGCAGCAGCAGACACAGTGTTAGACGCGCAAAGTATACTGAAAGATGAAACAGCTAAATCAACGTATATCCAAAGTCAAATAACCGATTCGACTGTAAatcaaataaatgaaaaatctaAAGAATCCGTCGTTCAAGATGCAATGGaacaagagaaagaaacgaataaagaGACACACTTTGATGCCATAACTGCAGAAGTAGCTACATTAACTGCGCCACCTCCAGCACGAAAAATTTCTCGTTTTTTAGTTAGCCCTGTAGTTGAACAGAAGATTGTTACAAGTGAAGAAGAAGGATCTACTTCTGTAGAAAATGCAGATAAATCTAATGTATTAACAGCTCAGCCTAGTTCATTATCGCAATCAAATACGATTGATGAGGGGCAAGTAAAACACGATGATCTAGAAGTGAATGTTTTAGAAGCACAAACTATGGTTCCTGAAAAATCTAATATCGAAATCGTTACGCAAAATCCTCAATGTATCGCAGAACAAGTAGACACTGTTCAAACAATTCAACAACCGGTACAACAATCAATTGCTCTTCAAAGTACTGTACAAGGGCAAGCAATCCTATCCATATCACAAATGCAACAGAATGTTAGTGCTGTGCAATCTAGTCAACAAAATGTAATGGTTCCAGGATCAGCAATAACGCATCAATCGCCTCAACAGGTACAAGTTGTATCTCAAAATGTAGCCATGCCACAAAAGGATCCACAAACTCAAGTTGCATCGAGCGGAATCAATATATCAGGACAATATCAAAATCAATCTATGCCATGCAATATTCTATTACAGCAACAACAAATTCCTATACAACAAAGTTTAACGCAAATGCACATTCAGCCTGAACATCAGCATCAGGGACAAATGCAAGCTCAGCGACCATTGCAACAATTTCAACATCAACAAATACCGCAACAACATCAACAATATGTGATACTTCCTAGACATATTCCACAATTACAACCAACCACAATTATAGATGAAAGAAACCGCAggatttctaatatttctacaACATCGAACATGTCTACGGATTCGCAAATTTCGGAAATTGCTAATATGACGGACGATAAGAAGCAAACAATGATCATGCCCAATTTATCAATGCCCCAAACGCAGCATGTACAATTTATTTCTCAACCAGATGGACCAAATATCACTCCTTTACCACAGACTGTTTTGGAACCAATCCAACAGCTTCAAACAGCACCTCAAGCTACAGTGAATGTCCCAGCAAATGTATCTGTACCTGTTTCAGTTCCTGCCCATCAAGCTGCCACTGTAGAAGTTGCTCCTAAAGTTACACTTAAAACAAAAGAGGTTTCATCAACGCTTCCAGATTTAGCacaaaatttagcaaatatactTTCAAACCCGAAATCGAAATCTGTAACTCCTCATTGTTTAACTACCCACGAACCAAACCAAACTGTAAATATCCCAGGAACTACAATACTCGAATATAAACCTACTCTCCAGTCTGAACAGTATTTTCAACCTATTCAACCAGAAGCAAGTCAAATACAAATGCAACCGCAATTACAGCATAATTATCAAGTGAACACAACACAGCAAGGAATTCCACAAACGTTTCAATTTAGTCAACAACCTCATCAAGCACAAATACCTCTGCAGCAAACAATGCAACTGAATGCAACTCATCAGATCGACCCTCAGTTACAAATGGCGCAACAAAATTTTCAACAGAGCAAATGGACTGCTTCTATGAATCAAAATATTATACAGCAATCTGCATCAATCAGACATATTCAACAGATTCAACCACAATCGCAACAAACTATGCCACAACATGTTATACAAGAAACTCAAAATATAGAAAGTTGCATTTCTTCCGATCAATCTCAGCTTCATTTAAAGCTCCCTGATCAACAACTCTTAGGAAAAGTATCTGAAACAGAAGCTCAAGATGCTAATTTAACTGG GCGTACAAGTTCCGAATATCCTTTATTATCGGAGAACGAAAGCTCTAGCCATGATATAACTCCTGAACATACGATCGTTGAATCTGTAGATTCGGTATTATTTACACAAAATCAAGCAttgcaacaacaacagcagcagcagcaacaccAACAGCAACAACATCGAAAGCTTAGTCAACAGAATTCGCTAGATAAAGTCACAGATACGACTACTGGAACTAGTGTTCCGGGTGGAACAGGTCCACAAACAATAGCAGATCTCCATCAGAAGCTTGTTCAATTAACAAGTCAGCCGTCCGAAGCGCTTAATGTAGGCACACCTCCTATAAGTTATCCAGCTACTCCTCATAATCACCAGATAATAGGTGGATATGATGCCTACATGCATTCTTTACAACAAAAACTTGTTAATATTGGCATGCCAATTTCCACTACACATGGCATa CAGGGTCCTCTATCACCTCAGACTACAATACAGTCGACTACAAACTTGACTGATTCAAATGTTCCAACAAGTGTGGAAAGTTCTGTTTTAACTCAAGAAAGCTCAATTCAACAACTTACGCTTTCTCAAACT CATGTAGATTGCTCTCTCGATAGTCCAACTCCAACACCTGGAGGGGCTCCTGTAGGGTCTGAAACTATGAGTCCGAGTAAAGAGAGTATAAAAGTTCGAATCCAAAGACCGGGATCTCGTCTCCAAGAATTAGAACAAGAATTAGCAAAAATTCACAGAGGATCGATTCCAGCAACAGCTTCTCCACAACCTTTAACACCTCCTGTATCCATCAGTTCTGTTCCGCCGTCGTCCGTTGGTTCTATTCAGCTGCAGCCATCGTTACAGTCTACTCAAAGTTTATTGACTACTGTTCCACCTGTAACTGCTGTACCTGTTGCTACCGTTACTCCCAGTGTCTTTACATCACGCTCTGATACGAACACTCCAGTGCAAGTAGAATCTCAAGAAAATGTTTCCGAG GTTAGTACAACACAACCTGTTAGGAAAATATCAAGATTCGTGGTTTCCAAGGTCGCAGGTCCTCCTAGTAATGCTACTACACCGATTCAACAACATACTGATATGTCAAAAAATCAAACAGAAGATTCGAAGGTTTATCATATAGATGACACACAGG GTACACCAGTACAAATAACTCACAGCCGTGAAGGTTCTCTTCCACCTACGCAAATTACTCAGCCTATTAATGCTCCTGTTGTAGAA